GTGCCGTTCGTGCTCCCCAGATCTTCGAAAATCCACGATCCGGAGTGCCAACGCGCAACCGCGTGTTGGCCAGACACGGTCGCCTCCGGCACCGTCAGATCCTGATTGCTGCGCCGGCCGATCGTGATCTGGGGCTTGTCCAAAGCGCACAGCGTCCCCGCAACCTCGGGAGCGTTCGTCGCGAAGGTCACGAGCAGCGCTTGGGTCCCTGGAGTGAAGGCCTCGGTCACCGAACGACCGAGCGGGGGCCCAGGTGATAGCCTTTCCCTGGGGATCTGAACCTGGCTGGTGGTCAGCGCGGAAGGATTGAAGAAGCGCAAGTGGCGCGCCTCGACGCGCATACTTGGGTCTTCGCTCAAGCAGCGGAAAATCTGCTTGATTTCGTCGACGCTCAGCCCTGCGGGAACGTCGAACATGATCTGCGAGCGCATCGGCTTGGAGCGTGGACGGTAGCCGGGCTCCGGCACACGGCAGGTCCACATCTCCCAAAGGGTCAAGCCCAGCGCGTAGACATCGTCCTCCGAGCTCGCGCCGCCGGACCGCAGGCGCTCGGGCGCCATGTAGTTCGGGGTTCCACCATCTGGAGGCGCACCAGGTCGACGAGCGCTCAAACGCGCGCGCTCCTGCGCGAAGCCGAAATCCAGGATCACCGCCTTGTCAGCCGTGACCATCACGTTGCCCGGCTTCAAGTCTCCGTGCACCAGGCCCTGAGCATGGATGGCTGCCAGCCCCGCGGTCGTCTCGCTTGCGATCTTGCGAAACTCATCGGAGGTGTAACCGCCCTGAGCCTTGCGCCGCCGGATATGGGTGTGGAGCGTTTGGCCGGGAATGTGCTCCATCACCAAGATCGGGCCCCAAGGACTGGGGGCCAAATCATGAACGCGACACACGTTCGGATGACTCACGCTGCGAGCGAGCAGCAGCTCTTGGCGGAGCGCCTCGTCGTCGCCAGGCATGCGGCTCTCTTCACGCACGATCTTGAGAGCAACGGTTTGTTGCGTGCTCCGATCGTACGCGAGGAACACCTCGCCCATGCCACCCTTGCCGAGGCTCTGTCGGATCTCGTAGCGGTCGTTGACGATTGTCCCGTGACCGAGAGGGGGAAGGTTGCGTGCGCCAGCCATGCCGGAAAGAGCTTACCTGTAGTGCTGCCTTGTCGTGCCCTCGAACCGACCGAGTCCTCATCCCCCCGAAGAAGGTTGGAGCCGCGTCAGCTTTGATGGCGATAAGTACGTGTCACCTCGCACCTTTAGCGGCGCGTAGTGGAGGTTCGTAGACTCGTCGATCTGTGACTGTTCTGCAATCGAAAGGGGGTTTGGGGGTGAGGAGCGCCCCAAGGACGCTTTCTGCCAGTATCTGGGCCCAGTGTGCGCCTGATGGTTGGGACGGCGGACAGCCGGGCTGCTCCGCGTCTGCCAGTGCGGCGCATCAGCGAGGTTTTGGAGTCAGGCGCGGGTTTTCAGGTCAAGTGCAGCTGTCGAGTCAAGCGAGGACAGAGGGGCGCCAAGGGTTTTTGAGCCCGAGGTTGCAGGTTCCCTGGACGGTGCGCCGGGCAAGCGTGCTATGCGGGCCCCGTGTCGCTAGGCGGCACTCCTCAAAGGCAAGGGAAGCTGGTGCAAAGCCAGCACGGCCCCCGCCACTGTATCCGGTACGAAGGTGATCGTCGGTGCTGCACGCAGATCGACGAAACGCCACTAGAAACCCCTGAATCGTTGGGGGTGCACGTTGAAGCGCACCCCTCACGACCGGGGGCCTGGGAAGGCTCACCCGAGGCAAGAGCCGGGAGTCAGGAGACCGAGCCCAACGAGGATCTCGCGGTAACCCAAAAGGGTTATCCAACCATCCAATTGCTCTGCGGGGTGTCAGAGTCGGGTGTTGCTGAGGCCGGTCTACACCCCGCTCGGGGCGCCGCCGCCTTCTGGAAGCTTCGCCTACCTTCGCTGCCCCAATAGAGCCCTACGTCGCGGGCGGCGACGAAAAAAGTAGGTACAAATGAAGCATAAAACCCTGATTTCCTTAGCCTTCTTGGTCCTTACCAGCGGCTGCGGAGACGACGAGCCCATCATCGGCGGCGCTGGCGGTAGCGCTGGTCAATCGACAGGAGGCGCTGCCGGATCCGCTGGCACCAGCGGCAACGGCGCGAGCTCTGGGAGCGGGGCAACCGGGGGCTCCGCTGGGACCGCTGGGGTCGGAGGGAACAGCGGCGGAGCGGCCGGAAGCAGCGGAGCGGCCGGAAGCAGCGGAGCGGCCGGAAGCAGCGGAGCGGCCGGAAGCGCGGGTTCCGCGGGTGCTGGAGGAGTCACGAGCGAACCTCGGTTGTTCGTCTCGGTCACCGACTTCGCCACGGCAACGGAGATCGTGGCCCTCAAGCTGGACGGGACGAAGACGGCAGGCCTCGAACTCAGCGATCCCGATAGCGTCGTCTCCGTCTCGGGCAACCGTGCCTTCGCCATCGAGCGCACCACGGCGCTCGTGCATCCCCTCGACGACGACGGAAAGTCCACTGGCACCATCGACCTCAGCGGGGCGGTCGCCAACGCATCGAGCCAGAACCCCCACGACGTCGTGATCGCCCAAGGCACGAGCCCGCTGAAGGCTTATGTCCCGCTGTACGACAGCGGACACCTTGCGGTGCTCGACTTGGAAGGTGGCACGCTGGTCAAGACCATCGATCTGACGGGCTATGCAGACGCGCTCGACACCGACGGCGGCGTTGAGCCCGACTACGCCTGGTTTGATTCCTCGAGGAATCGCATTTGGTTTACGCTTGCGCGTATCGACCTGGGCACAATCGTGGCGCCCGACTACCAGCTTGCTTGCACGAGCAAGAGCCTACTCATGGCCATCGACGTGAGCGACGATAGCATCGTCGATCTCAACGGGTCCGCCGCCGGCGAGGGCCTCGAGCTACTTCACGTTGGTCCGACATCGGTTCACTACTCCGCCACGGACGACACCCTTTACGTGTTGAGTTCAGGTTGCTTCACGAGCGGAGCGAGTGAACGCAGCGCGCTCGGCGTCAACGCGATCCAACTCAGCGACTTGAGCCAAACGGAAGCACTCAAGCCAGCGGGAGATGCCTTCTACTCGACGCTGCTGTGGAACCCAGACGCAGCACTCATTCAGAGCTTCGTCGGCTTCACCGAAGAATGGCACAGCTGGAAGCCCGCCGAGACGACCCTGGGCGCCCTGGTAGCGTTCGTCCCCGGCTCGACGACCACCGACGGCAACGGCACGCTGTACGGCGTCGACAGCGTGTCCGACGGCTCAACGACCACGTTCGAGGTCGTCAGTGTGGACGCGACGAACGGCACACGCAGCGTGGTCACACAGAACCCATTCGCGACCTCCTTGGCCTACACGAGCGGGTCGACGTATCGGCCCTGACGATCGTCCGCGCATCGCTGGCAGGTGTTTCCCAACGCCCTGCCAGCGAGCAATTCCGTGCGGACATGTTTCTAGCTCGCCGCCCTTCCTCTGCAGCTAGACTTCGCGCCGTTGGCCAGGCTGGTGAGACCAGCAGCTAACGGTTCAATCCCAGGGTCCCTGGGCGTCACACCAGAGCAACAACTCCGGGAACTCTGGGCGTGCGTCGGGAAGACCTCGGGACATCAGGCCGAGGCCAAGCAAGACCACCTGACGCTCGACCTCCGGAGCCAGTCGCTCGAGCAACCTGGACCGGAACGCGGAGTGAGCGCCCCCCATGGCCAGCGTGAGCGGAGACGGAATGTGCACTGGTGCAACCGCAAGCACCTCAGCCCGCCCAGCCTTCGGCCCAACACGTTGCCGCACAGATTCGATGGCACGATCGAGCCCCCCAAGCGTGTCAACCAGTCCCCGTTCCTTGGCAGCCGTTGCGCTCCACACGCGCCCCCTGGCGATGGCTTCGGTCTCATCGAAAGCCTTACCTCGCGCTTCCGCGACGGAGCCGACGAAGCGCCGATAGCCCGCATCGATCAGGCTCTCGAAGCGCGCGCGCTCGCTCTCGCTGAAAGGACGAAACGGGGACAGCATGCCAGCGTGTGCGCCGCGGGACTCCCGCTGCAAACTCACCCCGAGACGGGACGCCAAGCGCTCGACGATCAAGCGTGCCGCGACCACACCAATCGAGCCGGTGATCGTCGATGGCTGAGCGATGACTTCCTGGCCGCCGAGGGCGATCATGTAGCCACCACTGGCGGCGATGTTGCCCATGTAAGCCACCACCGGTTTGCCAACACCAAGCTTCCTCACTGCCCTGAGAATGCGATCTGAAGCGAGCGCGCTGCCACCTCGTGAGTCGATGTGCACAACGACTCCGAGCGCCTTAGGGTCATCGCCCACTTCCTCGAGGATCTCTCGGAAGTCATCATCAACAACGAACTCACCGAGTTGAGGTGCCCCAGGACTCTTGCCCACGATAGCTCCTCGCATCTCCACGACTGC
This Polyangiaceae bacterium DNA region includes the following protein-coding sequences:
- a CDS encoding protein kinase — protein: MAGARNLPPLGHGTIVNDRYEIRQSLGKGGMGEVFLAYDRSTQQTVALKIVREESRMPGDDEALRQELLLARSVSHPNVCRVHDLAPSPWGPILVMEHIPGQTLHTHIRRRKAQGGYTSDEFRKIASETTAGLAAIHAQGLVHGDLKPGNVMVTADKAVILDFGFAQERARLSARRPGAPPDGGTPNYMAPERLRSGGASSEDDVYALGLTLWEMWTCRVPEPGYRPRSKPMRSQIMFDVPAGLSVDEIKQIFRCLSEDPSMRVEARHLRFFNPSALTTSQVQIPRERLSPGPPLGRSVTEAFTPGTQALLVTFATNAPEVAGTLCALDKPQITIGRRSNQDLTVPEATVSGQHAVARWHSGSWIFEDLGSTNGTYADHSFDRKKTVTLLHGNEIQLGECRVKLVSFQNGSPQHERAKAYLRRRDGLTGLLQRDQLIRSLQDELQFSEWNDVPLSVARYEVRGPNRLVSERPTILEMLALRRAAQRVVELTEMLLLSLTPATAGRISPLKFAVSMSGPSIDEARHVVEQVVSQVQGLMPEALDLAATIVKAEPGQPVHSLLDS
- the sppA gene encoding signal peptide peptidase SppA gives rise to the protein MRFLWSCVVNLWLLFWWPLRALRARSASPRGGYLALKLDGGVVEIAARRRFWQRGPRVVSVHALREALEVAARDPRVRGLVLSFRHAALGAAVATSLRDVLQAWRTSGKLLIAYLPLGAGNRELYVASVADRVFLGHETWVLPLGFSVDSPYLKSTLDRIGVEPDVYSRREYKTAMEFVTRSEMSEPQREQLGALLDDAYERLIDALAKGRGVDTDRAREWVDGAPYDADDAARVGLVDGVVDDDALLKILASETLELPSGSDAGNARLTSVAGYARRRRLAFRPFLRRPYIAVVEMRGAIVGKSPGAPQLGEFVVDDDFREILEEVGDDPKALGVVVHIDSRGGSALASDRILRAVRKLGVGKPVVAYMGNIAASGGYMIALGGQEVIAQPSTITGSIGVVAARLIVERLASRLGVSLQRESRGAHAGMLSPFRPFSESERARFESLIDAGYRRFVGSVAEARGKAFDETEAIARGRVWSATAAKERGLVDTLGGLDRAIESVRQRVGPKAGRAEVLAVAPVHIPSPLTLAMGGAHSAFRSRLLERLAPEVERQVVLLGLGLMSRGLPDARPEFPELLLWCDAQGPWD